One stretch of Arachis hypogaea cultivar Tifrunner chromosome 20, arahy.Tifrunner.gnm2.J5K5, whole genome shotgun sequence DNA includes these proteins:
- the LOC140182827 gene encoding probable alpha-mannosidase At5g13980, which yields MYFKVPLTSLSIFFFFFYTIASHYSKSLGSSEQIFSGAFPKNYEPPANFYYEVNDDSPIVQDDVNLFDYNVPERVNEFVVAAISQAEIKGTESAEKLKT from the exons ATGTACTTCAAGGTCCCATTAACTTCgctttctatcttcttcttcttcttctataccATTGCTTCTCATTACTCTAAGAGCCTTGGTTCATCTGAACAA ATATTTTCAGGTGCATTCCCTAAGAACTATGAACCTCCTGCTAATTTCTACTATGAAGTAAATGATGATTCTCCAATTGTACAG GATGATGTCAATTTGTTTGACTACAATGTCCCTGAACGTGTAAATGAGTTCGTCGTAGCGGCGATATCTCAG GCCGAGATCAAAGGTACTGAGAGTGCAGAGAAGCTAAAAACATAG
- the LOC140183186 gene encoding uncharacterized protein: MTAVDGFGDFTIGHDYEAELPGKEIPGNVNYLIYRTLVTLFVVVHIVMRKCGSKKDYLAQRGMQYHFGSCCMDGKVQLPFLTNVPKVLTDLHLKDDEKGRLFMKNIRSFNSMFSFTSMVGKVNYGINNGSGPPSFVLSGQNYHSIGSLVPNDNERPKSNKNVSNIEREIISTLKDMLDAHNPLAKMFRYARDRFKLDNVPDVRLKLIWKRDTDGRRYNLPTVSEVAVLVVSDIDDSIIDRDIIIESTARQLKRIDVLHPQYLALQYSLLFPYAEIGYRNDIETSFWYNIDVDAYTMIEVQRLNFLGFNQCKLRVENYRVLHESFARGEADVVVTSQRIILPSSFTGGLRYMFNNCKDAFTICKYAGYPSYFITITCNPEWTEIKRLLQGTGLQAQDRPDIVSRVFKIKLNNLIRDLKMVNTPKSLSDIDRHISVEIPDQRSRPKLYAAVEKFMVHGPCGKYNKDSPCMINGRCSKFFPKPFRVRTITDEIELCLTDEQILNLTLIKVEEQMQANGRSLRDFKTMPYLSEDDIDGLDDRMIIDELNFDHGILHSQCNKSIQKMTDEQRHAFDEIVMAVQLNLGRFFFLYGYGGTGKTFLYTALSATIKSKGDIVLNVASSGVHTLAQHYGPGPNERPNPKD; encoded by the exons ATGACCG CTGTTGATGGATTCGGTGACTTTACTATTGGGCATGATTATGAGGCTGAGTTACCTGGGAAGGAGATTCCAGGTAATGTAAACTATTTG ATTTATAGGACGCTGGTGACCCTATTTGTTGTTGTACATATTGTAATGCGAAAATGTGGGAGCAAGAAAGACTATCTCGCACAAAGGGGAATGCAATACCACTTTGGTTCATGTTGCATGGATGGGAAGGTTCAACTCCCTTTCCTTACAAACGTTCCCAAAGTTCTTACAGACTTGCATCTAAAGGATGATGAGAAAGGACGTTTGTTTATGAAGAATATTAGATCATTCAATTCCATGTTTTCATTTACATCTATGGTTGGAAAAGTTAATTATGGCATTAACAATGGTTCTGGTCCTCCAAGTTTTGTATTAAGTGGTCAAAATTATCATTCTATTGGAAGTTTGGTCCCTAATGATAATGAGAGACCTAA GTCAAATAAGAATGTTTCTAATATTGAAAGGGAAATTATCTCAACCTTGAAAGACATGTTAGATGCACACAACCCTCTCGCCAAGATGTTCCGTTATGCCAGGGATAGATTCAAGTTAGATAATGTTCCTGATGTTAGGCTTAAGTTGATTTGGAAAAGAGATACGGATGGAAGGAGGTACAATCTGCCAACAGTATCTGAGGTTGCTGTATTGGTTGTCAGTGATATTGATGACTCAATTATTGACAGAGATATCATCATTGAGTCAACTGCAAGACAACTAAAGAGGATTGATGTATTGCATCCTCAGTACCTTGCCTTACAGTATTCATTACTTTTTCCCTATGCAGAGATTGGTTATAGGAATGATATAGAGACATCTTTTTGGTACAACATCGATG TTGATGCATACACAATGATAGAGGTTCAAAGGCTTAATTTTCTTGGATTCAACCAATGCAAGTTAAGAGTTGAGAATTACAGAGTCCTACACGAATCATTTGCTAGAGGTGAAGCTGATGTTGTTGTCACTAGCCAACGTATTATTCTTCCGAGTAGCTTTACTGGTGGTCTTAGATACATGTTTAACAACTGTAAAGATGCATTTACCATATGTAAGTATGCTGGCTACCCAAGCTACTTCATAACTATCACATGCAATCCCGAGTGGACTGAGATTAAAAGATTGCTACAAGGAACTGGTTTACAAGCACAAGATCGGCCAGATATTGTATCTAGAGTGTTTAAGATAAAACTTAACAATCTGATCAGAGACCTAAAGATGGTAAATACG CCAAAATCACTCTCAGATATTGATAGGCACATTTCTGTTGAGATACCTGATCAGAGGTCTAGGCCTAAATTATATGCAGCAGTGGAGAAATTCATGGTTCATGGCCCATGCGGGAAGTACAACAAGGATAGCCCATGCATGATTAATGGCAGATGCAGTAAATTCTTCCCTAAGCCATTCCGTGTTAGGACCATTACTGATGAGATTG AGTTATGCTTAACAGATGAACAGATTCTGAACCTCACTCTCATAAAGGTTGAAGAACAGATGCAAGCAAATGGCAGATCACTTAGAGATTTTAAAACCATGCCATACCTATCTGAAGATGATATTGATGGTTTAGATGATAGAATGATTATTGATGAGCTTAATTTTGATCATGGTATCTTACATTCACAATGCAATAAGTCAATACAGAAAATGACTGATGAACAACGCCATGCATTTGATGAGATTGTTATGGCTGTTCAGTTAAATTTAGGTAGATTCTTCTTTTTATATGGATACGGTGGAACTGGTAAAACATTCCTGTATACAGCACTCTCAGCTACAATAAAAAGCAAGGGTGATATTGTTCTAAATGTTGCATCAagtggtgttcataccctggcccaacactACGGCCCAGGACCAAacgaaaggcccaatccaaaggattga